AAATCGTGGGTGGGTCTATGACTGTACCGGGGACCTTGAGAAGAGTCTGGCCGATTTTAATCAGCTGTTAGCACGGTTTCCCGAGGATCTCCTGACGCGTCGAATGCGTGGATGGGTGCGTATTGAAATAGGAGATAAAGATGGTGCGCTGGCTGATCTGAGCTACGCTTTGGAGAGGGGAAGTAAGGACTCTTGGACATTCCTAAATGCCGCCGCCGCATATTCCCTTCATGAGAATACGGCCAAAGCTCTGGAAGTGAATGGACAAGGCTTGGCACTAAAAGATCCAGACAGTGAGTATGCGCTTCAGTTTCAACGAGGGCTCCTGCTCCTCATAAGCGGTCAGGAGGCGGAGGCTAGAGCGTTCTACAAGAAGGCGGGAGCTTCGGCATTAAAGAAGCAAGACCCATTGGATCTGCAAGTGGCGATAGCTGAGCTTAAAGAGGAAATGAACTTTCACCCTCACATTGCTGGCGTAGCAGAATCTATCCTGAAGGAACTTGAGCATGTATTGACCAAGACAAAGGCACCGCATAAGCCACGACGAAACCAATGTCAACAGTTCAAAAAAGAGAGTGAGGCGGGTCATCGTGTCACCGCCGTGCGGCCAGTGAGGGATGCGGTGACTCTTCGCTGACGGATCTTCTCTTGAATCCGGAGGCGCTCGTTGATTCGGTGGGTTTGTCCCGTCCGCGCGGACAGTGCGGGGTTCAGTGGTGACGAGTTACCTCATTTCATGACGAATCGCGCCTCAGCACTACAATACCTCCGTCATGCTTGCCTCCTATCCACAGCGATAGGCAGGGGGCAGTGCTTGAAGCGTAAGTGCGGGCGATGGCGCCTCGTCTTCGCGGAAAAAGAGGCGTCGTATACCTACGATAATTGTTTCGAGGTGGTTGTGGATGATCGGGCGAAAGAAACCGAGTTCCACGTCTCCCCGTAGCCGTCTAACCGTTATGAGGCCGCCGGATGCTGATTGTTATGAAGAGGACGTGGTTGTCGTAGACCCGGTTGCGCCTGATGCCGGCGTTGATGAGGAGGCAGGGGGAGATGTCGTCGTTGTTGCCGGCGCAGTCGATTCTTTCTTTTCCGGTGATTTGGTCGCGGTCGTTTCACCTCCGCTACTAGACGGGGGTTTGAGCTTGTCCGAATAGTCTGTCACATACCACCCGCTTCCCTTAAACATGATGCCTGGCGACGAGATGAGGCGGCGGACCGCTTTCCCGCATCGTTCGCATGCGGAGAGTGGGTCATCCTTTATACTCTGTTTCACCTCAAAGCGATGTGAACAACTGTCACATTGATATTCATACGTTGGCATTGGTGCGTCCTTCCTCCATCAGTCTTCTATTCACGGTACCTTGGGATGAGCCGGTGGTCGTTTACACCAGCTTGGCAAAGGCTTGTCCCAGTCGTTCAAGTCCTCTGGTAATGTTGGTCATGCTGGTGGCATATGACAATCGGAGATGGTCATGACTGCCGAACGGCTCGCCTGGGACTACTGCGATGTGCGCATCGTTCAACAGATAGTTGGCCAACTCGTTGGGTGTCTTGAGCATACCTGAAGGCCCTCGTTTCCCCAAGACTCCTTTAATATTGGGGAATGCGTAGAAGGCGCCACGAGGCATCGAGCAGGTCACACCTGGAATGTTGTTCAGTCCCTCGACGATCGTCTTTCGCCGGCGCGAAAACTCTTCGACCATTTTAACTGTGAATGGTTCTCCAAGGCGTAACGCGGCGACGGCTGCCTTCTGTGCGATCGAACAGGGGTTGGAGGTGCTCTGGCTTTGGATATTGGCCATGGCCGTAATGAGCTCTTTGGGGCCTGCCGCATAGCCGATACGCCACCCGGTCATGGCATAGGCTTTTGACACTCCGTTGATGACGACGGTTCGCGCAGCAATCTCGGGCCCCAACGAGGCGATACTCACGTGGCTGGCTCCATCGTAGAGGACTTTCTCATAGATCTCGTCGGAAATCACGATGAGATCATGGCGAATGGCCACGGCCGCGATCTGCTCCAAGGTGCTGCGGTCATAGGTGGCCCCGGTTGGGTTGCCTGGGCTGTTGACAAGAATGGCTTTGGTTTTCGGGGTAATGAGCTGTTCGAGTTGTGCCGGCCGAATGGCATACCCTTCGTCTTCTTTGGTCGGCATGAGGATCGGAGTCGCATCGTTCAAGAGGGCTTGATCAGAGTAGGAGACCCAGTAGGGAGTGGGAATGATAATCTCATCCCCTGCTTCAAGCAACGCTTCCGCCAGATTATACAGCGAATGTTTGGCGCCGCAGGACACTAGAATTTGAGACTTGTCATACCGAACTCCAAGTTCAGCCCATAATTTCTCGGCGACGGCGCCGCGCAACTCGTCAATGCCCGAGGAGGGCGTATATTTGGTAAACCCCGCGCGAATAGCAGCCTCCGCTGCGGCCTTGACCGGCTCCGGTGTATCGAAATCCGGTTCTCCGGTTGAAAAGTCAACGATGTCTAATCCCTGTGCCGCCATGGCCTTGGCTGTCGCCGCCATGGCGAGTGTGGGGGACGGAGCGATGCGGCTGACACGGGCAGCAAGTTTCATGATTTGAGACTCCTGATACGATCATTCAGACGGCGTGCGACTTCAGGGTGAAGAAATTCAGTCAGTGTACCTCCATGCCGTGCCACTTCTTTGATAATGGTCGACGAAAGGTAGGAGTACTCTTCGCTGGGCATCAAGAACACGGTCTCCACGGTTTTCGCTAATTTTCGATTGATCAGCGCCATCTGGAATTCATGTTCAAAGTCTGAGATCGCCCGTAAGCCTCGAATAATGGCGTTGGCACCAGACCGCTCAACGTAATCAACCAACAAGCCGTCAAATTGCGTGACTTCGATCTGAGGAAGGTCCTTCATGACGAGTTTGACCATCTCGACGCGCTCCGTCACATTGAATAACGGATGCTTGGAGGGGTTTGGCGCGACGGCCACCACCACTCGATCAAACATCCGGAGGCTGCGGGTGATGATATCTGTATGCCCGTGGGTGATAGGGTCAAATGTGCCGGGGTAAATGCCTGTTTTCATGTTTCGTACATATCAAGAGGAGTAGAGCGACAGCATGGTGTCGCCGTAGCGATATTGTCGGCGCAAGCTGGTAGGGCCGAGCGCAGCGGGAACCGTGGTCTTTCCTCCATGTTCGACGACGAGCCAGGCATCCTCAGCAAAGAGTGCCCCGGTTAATGATTGGCTCAATAACGAGGACAGTCCTGTCGTTTCTGCGTAGGGAGGATCGGCAAAGACCACATCGTAGGGACCATTCCACTGGTCTGGGCGTCGAAGGAACTGTTCAACAGCGTGAGGCTGTATCGTCAGTTCCGAGCCAATCTGACAGAGCTGTTTATTCCGCTGGAGAAGCTTCACGGCGTCCTTGTCCGACTCTACGGCGGTGACATGGTCCGCGCCACGGCTGAGAGCCTCGATTCCGACCGCACCGGTTCCTGCATAGAGGTCTAAAAACCGACTGTGTGGCAACCGATTCCCAAGAATAGAAAATAACGCTTCTCGAACTCGATCAGAGGTTGGACGAAGGGTCTGTGTTTGTGGCCCATAAAGACGCCTCCCACGGTAGGTTCCTGCAATCACACGCATTCCACACAGCACCACGCCATACGATGTACTGAACTCTAACATAGCGTTTTTACAGGGGTCAAGAAACGAGGGCTGGGAAGTCGCCGTACTGACGACGAACCTGACGAATCTGGGCGATTGGTTGGGAGATCTGAGGAGGGGGAGATGTCCTTGTCGCTTTGACCGTCTTTTGTGGGAAGACTATAATGACGCTGTCAGTACGCGATGTACAAGCACTCCCGTGATCAGCTCAGACGGTCACGGAGGGCCTGCGGGCTCGTGGAATTCGAGCCCGACTGGTCGATGGTGTCAGCGCGTACCGACGGTCTGGGATTCGCGGGCAGCCAAACTCTTCCGGCGATTATTGGAAATGGTACGGTCGATAATGGCGCCGCAGTTGATGCATTTCCATGCATAAAACACGAGAAAGAAGTCCGAGAACCGTTCCAGCATCATCATTCCCTTGCATTTCGGACATTCCATTGAACCCTCCCAGGGTGGTTACGTTCACAGCTGACGGCGAATTTAAGCAAGAGCTGCACCAAATTGTCAGTCTTTTGTTTTTCAATGATTTACACGTTATGTAGTTAAGTGGGATCAGGGTTTTTCAGGAAATTGACAGTACAAAAGAGTCCGGCTCGTCAATTTTTTGTCCATCACAAGGGATGTCATGGCAGGAAAAGATCGCGGAAAGGGCATCGCGAACTGGCCCCAAGCCGAGCGACCTCGTGAGCGTCTCCTTGCCAAGGGGCCAGAAGCCTTGTCTGATGCCAATCTGCTAGCTATTCTGTTGCGAACCGGCCGTCGTGATGCCTCCGCTGTCCAGATAGCACTTGAACTGCTTGAACGGATGGGCGGGTTGGGAGGCCTCGCGGCCTGCGGGACGGACGAACTCTGTACCATTCCTGGAATCGGCCCGGCCAAGGCTGCTCAGCTCAAGGCCGCCCTGGCACTCGGAAGACGATCACTTGCGGCGCCACTTTCAACCGGGACGCGTATTTCGTCGAGCGCCGACCTCTATAAGCACTTTCACCCCTTACTGCGTGGGATAAAGCACGAACTGTTTAAGGTCGTTTTGCTCGATGCCAAGAACGTCGTGATCAGAGAGGTGACGGTGTCTGAAGGTAGTCTGACCCTCAGCATCGTCCATCCTCGTGAGGTCTTCGCCCTGGCCGTCCGTGAATCGGCGGCTGCTGTGATTCTTCTTCATAATCACCCCAGTGGAGATCCCACACCGAGTGGTGAGGATCGGCAACTGACGAGCCGACTTGTCGAGGCCGGACGGTTGTTGGGGATCCGTGTGGTGGACCATATCATCCTCGGAGATGGTCGCTACGTGAGTTTTGCGGATGAGGGGTGGCTGACCGAGCAGTAGGGATGGATGACATCCTGGGAATGTTCGTCAACCTGAGCATGGGAGTAGAAAGGTGAGGATACAAATGGCGTAGAACACCATCGTGGATAAGGAGGGCCGATCATGCAAACAGCCTGTGGAGAGTCCATCAGGAATGTGGCGATCGTATCCAGTGCCAATGCAGGGAAGACCTCTCTCAGCGAAGCCTTGTTGTACATGGGGGGAGCGCTTCCCGTACTTGGCTCGGTCATGCAGGGAACAACTGTTTCGGATTTTGAGCCTGAAGAACTCCGTCATCGTACGTCGACCAGTGCCAGCCTGCTGCAGTTTTCGTGGAATCAGACCCAGCTCACCCTGATCGATACTCCCGGTACTTTAGCGTTACTCGGTGAGTCGATGGCCGCGCTCCGTGCCATCGATGCGGTGGTTCTCGTCATGACCGAGCAGATCGGCGTGCGTACCGAACTCTCTCGACTGTGGGCAAAGATCACAGAGTTGGAACTTCCCTGCCTGTTGTTCGTGAGCGGGCTTGATAAGGATGGCGTCGCCTATGAGGACGTGCTTGAACGGTGTCGTACACAACTCGACTGTACGCCGATTCCCATGACGGTGCCGGTCCGTTCTGGTGGGATACTCGATGGTGTCATCGATGTCCGGCTCAAACAGTTCGTCCGATCCGGACCGAGCTCCGTGAAAGTCGACCTCCTCCCCATTCCAGCGCATCTGGAGGAGAGTTTCAGCCGAGCACGAACCAAGCTCTTGGAGACTGTGGCAGAGAGTGGAGAAACACTCCTGGAGACCTATCTTGCGGAGGGCGATCTGAACGATGACGCACTGCTTCAAGGACTGCGTCGAGGTATTCTGACCAGGCAATTGCTTCCGGTGTATGCAGGATCGGCCACGCAGAACGTGGGAGTCTCGCCTCTGCTTGATGCTATGGTGAAGCTTCTTCCGTCGCCAACTGAGCGTGGCATGACGCATCCCTGGTACGGTATCCAGCCAGAGACCTCTGAGAGGTGTGAGCGGAAGGGGACTGTTGAGGAACCTTTTTCCGCCTATGTTTTTAAGACGATCATCGACCCATTTGTCGGTCGATTGTCATACTGTCGTGTGGTGTCAGGCAGCGTCCATGCTGATTCGATCGTGATCAATGCCTCTAAACAGGTACGGGAGAAACTTGGCCATTTCTACCGAGTCTTGGGGAAGCGGCATGTGGCGGTCGATTCCGCCAAAGGTGGAGACATTGTGGCGATTGCCAAACTCAAGGACACTCACACCGGTGATACGTTGTCGCAGGAAGGGAATCCGATTTGCTATCCAGGGCTTGGTCTGCCGAGACCAATTTTGTCGTATGCGATCGAGGCCAGATCGAAGGCGGAGATCGATAAGGTCGGTCTCGGCCTGCACAAACTCATCGAAGAAGATCCGACGCTGGAATTCTCCCGGAACGATGAGACCAAAGAAATGGTGCTTAGTGGGATGGGGCAATTCCATATCGATCTTGCGCTGGAAAAGCTCCATCGAAAATTCGGAGTTGATGTCATTCTCCATACTCCGAAAATTCCTTATCGAGAAACCATCAAGACGCAATCCCAGGCGCAGGGAAAGTACAAGAAACAGACGGGGGGGCACGGGCAGTACGGCGACTGTTGGCTCGAGGTGGCGCCGCTGCCGCGAGGACAGGGTTTTACCTTTGAGAATCGAGTCGTCGGAGGGGCCATTCCACGGAATTTTATTCCGGCGGTGGAAAAGGGTGTGCATGAGGCGATGCACGAGGGGCCGCTGAGCGGCTGTCCGGTGGTCGATGTACAGGTTGCTGTTTATGATGGGTCTTACCATGTGGTTGATTCTTCAGAAATGTCATTCAAGATGGCAGGCTCGATGGCATTCAAAAAGGCGATGGAGAGCGCCCATCCTGTCCTGTTGGAGCCGGTGATGACGATCGAGATCGACACACCGACCGATACGGTGGGGGCCGTGATGGGGGATTTGAACGTCCGTCGAGGACGCATCCTCTCCGTGAATGCGCACGATCAGGTGGAACAGATTACGGCGCTGGTCCCCTTGGCGGAATTACTTCGGTATGCCACCGCGTTGAATGCCATGACTGCCGGTCGAGGGAGTTATGCCATGGAGTTTGCGCAGTACGACGAAGTGCCACGGGATCTCGTGGGAAAGATTCTGGAGAAGCGGAAGGCTGACAGACCGGCCGTTGCATCGCACGCGGAACACTAGCATGGTCTTAACAAAGTGCTTATGTGCATCACAACGCAGGAGTGCGCGGATCTCACGGACGCATTCAGAATTCCCTGCAGGCCGTTCGGAAAGGCCGCAGCACGCGAAGAAGGGAAGCGTACGCTTGGGTACGTTGAGCCTTTGAGCACCGTGAGAACGCCGCTGGAGGACTTTATCAATGGCTCTGCTAGAGCCTGCTAGTCGGAGGTTTTCAAAACGACATAGAATGCGCGAGTTTCACGCAGAACGCGTAACAAGATTGTGTCGCCACGCCGTGATCGGGCGATGGCTGCGGTATAGTCGGCGAGAGAAGCGGTCTCCACGCGGTTGACTTCTTTGATCAAGTCGCCCTCGCGGAGTCCTTCGGCGTGGGCCAAGCTGTTTGACTCGACCCGCATAATCACCACGCCTTTCGTTTCACGAAGCTTGAATTTTTCAGCGAGGCTTGCCGTTAATTCCTGAACCTCAATTCCTAGTTTCACTTCGGTTCGCGCGTGAGGAGCCGTGGGTACGGCTGCCACGTCGCGGCGTTCCGTGAGGAGAATGGTGAGCGTCACGTGCGTAAGATCTCGGATCACGTCGATCTTGGCCCGTGCACCCGGAGTCAGTGTCCCGATCAGTCGCGAGAGCTTATTCGGTGAGTCGACGATCGCGCCGTCGATCCGGAGGATGACATCCCCCGGTCGTATTCCGGCGATGGCGGCGGGATCATTCTCAAATACTTCGTTCACCAAGACCCCTTCGCCCTCGGTGACGCCGAATTTCTTGGCGAGCTCGGCCGTCAGGGGTTGAATGCCGACCCCAAGCCATCCGCGAATGACCTTTCCTTTTGCCAGCAGTTGTTCAATGACCTGTTTGGCCATGTTTGAGGGAATGGCAAACCCAATGCCCTGGGCGAAATTGATGATCGCCGTATTAATTCCGATCACTTCACCTCGAAGGTTAAACAGCGGGCCCCCGGAGTTTCCTGGGTTGATCGACGCATCGGTCTGAATGAAGTTTTCGTATCGTGAAAGGTTGATATTTTCACGGCCGATGCCGCTGACGACACCGAGCGTTACCGTACGGTCCAAGCCAAAGGGGTTTCCAACCGCCAGTACCCATTGACCGACTTTGACCGCGGAAGAGTCGCCGAACCGCGCGCTGGGAAGCGGCCGATCGGCGGTCACTTTGAGCAGCGCCAAATCCGTATCCGGGTCCTTGCCGATGACCTGAGCAATAAGCTTGGTCTTGTCTGAGAAACGAACTTCAATCTCCGTGGCATCGCCGATGACATGATTGTTGGTTACGATGTGTCCGTCACTATCCACGATGAGGCCAGAACCGGAGCCTGAGGCATTCGGCGTCCGGTCTCCTGACGTGTCACGGGACCTTCCTGCGGTGGAGATGGGAAAGAGATTCACGACGGAGGGTTTGGTCTGTTCAGCGAGTTCGGTAATGACGGTTTGAATTTCTTCGAGCATGCGAAGGCCGGTCGAGTCGGGCGAGACGGCTTCGACTGCAGGCACGAAAGAGATCCATACAAGAAAGAAAAGGAGGAGTAGGGACATGGGTGAAAGATCTCGAACTGTACGGGACGACATCACGACCATGAAGGAAGATTGTAGCTGATCTTATGTTCGTGTGCCTACTCCCTGGGAGGACAGTGTCAGCGTCGGGGTGAGGGGGCGTTGTCCGGTAAACCAGTGCGTGAGTTGATCGAGCTCAGTTTGAGGGCCGATCACGATCACGATGTCGCCGGGTCGTAGGACGAGGTCACTGTTGGGAGCCAAGAGACAAGGCCCTCGCAGAATCGTGGCGACGTAGGACGCGAGCGGTGCGGGAACGGCACTCAGCGGTTGTCCGGAGGCAGCGGCGTCACGCACCACTGTGAGACGCTCGATCCCTGCCGATCGGACGGTCAGGTCGTGATGCAATAAAAGCAAATCTTGATGGATTGCTTCAAGTTTGAGTTCTCGGATTTGTGCATCGACTTGTAGTAAGGATCGTTTCAATTCATGCACGCGAGCGCGAGCATCGGTTAAGGCTTCATCAACCGCGTACACAATCGAATCCGGCTGAAGTCTGGAGTGGAGTCGATCGGAGACTTGCACGGCGATGAGTTGCCCAACTCGAGCGGTCACGTCGTCGATGCGTTGGAGCAAGGAGGATGCCTGCCAATGCAGTCGGATAATCTCAATCTTGCGGTTGACGACTTCAGAAATCGACAAAATACCTTCATAGAAGGCGTGTCCGGTGATCGAAAGTTCTTTATGGACTCGGTCGAGCAGCTCAAAACTCATGTTCTGATAACGTATATTATGTCAACTTACAGATTATTTCGACCATCTGTAGCGACTGCTGGCCTCCTGCTCTGTACGCAAGAAAGCGATGCCTCAGATGCTGGTCGGACTATAGCACATTCGTTCCCCAGGCGCAGCGTGTGAGTCGGATCACCGCTGTTATCTGCTGGGAATAACGGCGGATACATTGCAACAAAGACTCACCATTGGAAGTCAGTGGTGGGTCGGAAGCTCCACGCCCCTGTCGTTTCACCCTAGCTACCACGAAAAAAGTTTATGTGTTAGTTGAAGATTTTGAATAGGAGCAAGCCACCTCGAGCGAAGATGAACTCACCTCCCTCCGCACGCATGTGAATCGTCAGCAACCATTCGGGCCAGCTCAATGGCAAACGCGCATGCCACCAGGTCTCCGACTGGAATCCACGTTGCGCAGCTGCCCCCGAAAATCCCGGCCTGAAAAGTAGCCTATATCCCCTTTTCTTGTTTTCGCGATTCCCGACTCCGTTATAGGTGTAGGCGGCTTGGTTGATCGTCGGGCCGCTGGTGCCGAGCTGGTGGAGAATCTGCTGGACTTGCGAGGCGGGATCATAGATTTAACTCTTGGCTGGTCTTTAAAGAGAGCATGCTTTTTAGGCATACTTTCCGTCGTTTGTATTTGCGGAGTAGGTCTTTTCTTGCAGCGCTTGCCATCACTTGATCAGAATCTAGAAATGTAAGAACAACATATTTTGCCAACTGACTGTCAGAAAGAGATTTTTCAAGCCACCATCGAAAGGCACCGTAACGGTAATGTTCAGAGGCAGCCTCTGAACCAGGCTCATAATCCTTTCTTTGTGTCTGATAAAGCTTCTGCGAATACATTCCCCATGCGAGCCATTGAATGGGAAAATTCAGCAATTTGGCAAATTGGTGTCTTGATGCCCGTTTTGGTATTGATCGTGAGGAAGCCTTTCGCTCTTTCATCGATGATCAACTAATGGACATGGTGATTCGACTCGCTGCTCAAAGAGCTCTGGCATGATTTCAGAAGGAAAGAAATTTGTGTCAGAGCTTGAATTGTGCATTACTGCTCAGCAGCAGCATATCCCGTGACATGGTGTATGGCATCTCACTGAGCTAACTGTACGTGAAGTCGCTGAGTCCGCCAACATGTCTGCAAGAATTTACTGAGCTTCATCGACCAGGATAGACTCCGTGAAGTGAGTGGAGGCGGGAAGTAGTTTCCGAACTGACGCCAGCCTTTCAGGCAGCGGCAAGCGCGGTCGCGTTCAAGCATGCACGTCACAAGAAGTTCTATGTGTTTTGACCGACCTGACCAGGGAAATCGAAAGACTCAAGATAGACGGAGGGTGTTCCCTCAGGCTGTCAGAACCGCACCAGTCCCAATTTGCAATCAGCCTGGTTCGTCCGTATGATCAGCGCGCGATGAACTGTACAAAGTGTAAGACCAAAGCCGTGCTGAAATTGCCGCGTCACAACGCGGCATTCTGCAAGAATTGCTTTAACTCTTTCACCCATGATCAAGTCGTGCGAGCGATCAAGTCACAAGAGATGTTTGGGAAGGATGACCGCATTCTCGTGGCCGTGTCGGGAGGAAAGGACAGTCTGGCGCTGTGGGATATTCTCTTGAAGTTGGGATACAAGGCCGACGCGCTCTATGTGAATCTCGGCATCCCGGGCTACTCGGATCGCTCAAAAGACAAAGTCCAGCGTTATGCCGAAACAGTGGCCGCACCCTATCGTGCCACGCTGCACCTCCACACCGTTGAACAAACCGAAGGCGCCGGGATCAAAGAGCTTGCGCAGCTCGTGCATCGCCCGACCTGTAGTACGTGCGGTACCATTAAACGT
This portion of the Candidatus Nitrospira nitrosa genome encodes:
- a CDS encoding tetratricopeptide repeat protein; amino-acid sequence: MRIEIGDKDGALADLSYALERGSKDSWTFLNAAAAYSLHENTAKALEVNGQGLALKDPDSEYALQFQRGLLLLISGQEAEARAFYKKAGASALKKQDPLDLQVAIAELKEEMNFHPHIAGVAESILKELEHVLTKTKAPHKPRRNQCQQFKKESEAGHRVTAVRPVRDAVTLR
- a CDS encoding pyridoxal phosphate-dependent aminotransferase, which translates into the protein MKLAARVSRIAPSPTLAMAATAKAMAAQGLDIVDFSTGEPDFDTPEPVKAAAEAAIRAGFTKYTPSSGIDELRGAVAEKLWAELGVRYDKSQILVSCGAKHSLYNLAEALLEAGDEIIIPTPYWVSYSDQALLNDATPILMPTKEDEGYAIRPAQLEQLITPKTKAILVNSPGNPTGATYDRSTLEQIAAVAIRHDLIVISDEIYEKVLYDGASHVSIASLGPEIAARTVVINGVSKAYAMTGWRIGYAAGPKELITAMANIQSQSTSNPCSIAQKAAVAALRLGEPFTVKMVEEFSRRRKTIVEGLNNIPGVTCSMPRGAFYAFPNIKGVLGKRGPSGMLKTPNELANYLLNDAHIAVVPGEPFGSHDHLRLSYATSMTNITRGLERLGQAFAKLV
- a CDS encoding Do family serine endopeptidase codes for the protein MPAVEAVSPDSTGLRMLEEIQTVITELAEQTKPSVVNLFPISTAGRSRDTSGDRTPNASGSGSGLIVDSDGHIVTNNHVIGDATEIEVRFSDKTKLIAQVIGKDPDTDLALLKVTADRPLPSARFGDSSAVKVGQWVLAVGNPFGLDRTVTLGVVSGIGRENINLSRYENFIQTDASINPGNSGGPLFNLRGEVIGINTAIINFAQGIGFAIPSNMAKQVIEQLLAKGKVIRGWLGVGIQPLTAELAKKFGVTEGEGVLVNEVFENDPAAIAGIRPGDVILRIDGAIVDSPNKLSRLIGTLTPGARAKIDVIRDLTHVTLTILLTERRDVAAVPTAPHARTEVKLGIEVQELTASLAEKFKLRETKGVVIMRVESNSLAHAEGLREGDLIKEVNRVETASLADYTAAIARSRRGDTILLRVLRETRAFYVVLKTSD
- the coaD gene encoding pantetheine-phosphate adenylyltransferase; translated protein: MKTGIYPGTFDPITHGHTDIITRSLRMFDRVVVAVAPNPSKHPLFNVTERVEMVKLVMKDLPQIEVTQFDGLLVDYVERSGANAIIRGLRAISDFEHEFQMALINRKLAKTVETVFLMPSEEYSYLSSTIIKEVARHGGTLTEFLHPEVARRLNDRIRSLKS
- the fusA gene encoding elongation factor G is translated as MQTACGESIRNVAIVSSANAGKTSLSEALLYMGGALPVLGSVMQGTTVSDFEPEELRHRTSTSASLLQFSWNQTQLTLIDTPGTLALLGESMAALRAIDAVVLVMTEQIGVRTELSRLWAKITELELPCLLFVSGLDKDGVAYEDVLERCRTQLDCTPIPMTVPVRSGGILDGVIDVRLKQFVRSGPSSVKVDLLPIPAHLEESFSRARTKLLETVAESGETLLETYLAEGDLNDDALLQGLRRGILTRQLLPVYAGSATQNVGVSPLLDAMVKLLPSPTERGMTHPWYGIQPETSERCERKGTVEEPFSAYVFKTIIDPFVGRLSYCRVVSGSVHADSIVINASKQVREKLGHFYRVLGKRHVAVDSAKGGDIVAIAKLKDTHTGDTLSQEGNPICYPGLGLPRPILSYAIEARSKAEIDKVGLGLHKLIEEDPTLEFSRNDETKEMVLSGMGQFHIDLALEKLHRKFGVDVILHTPKIPYRETIKTQSQAQGKYKKQTGGHGQYGDCWLEVAPLPRGQGFTFENRVVGGAIPRNFIPAVEKGVHEAMHEGPLSGCPVVDVQVAVYDGSYHVVDSSEMSFKMAGSMAFKKAMESAHPVLLEPVMTIEIDTPTDTVGAVMGDLNVRRGRILSVNAHDQVEQITALVPLAELLRYATALNAMTAGRGSYAMEFAQYDEVPRDLVGKILEKRKADRPAVASHAEH
- the radC gene encoding RadC family protein translates to MAGKDRGKGIANWPQAERPRERLLAKGPEALSDANLLAILLRTGRRDASAVQIALELLERMGGLGGLAACGTDELCTIPGIGPAKAAQLKAALALGRRSLAAPLSTGTRISSSADLYKHFHPLLRGIKHELFKVVLLDAKNVVIREVTVSEGSLTLSIVHPREVFALAVRESAAAVILLHNHPSGDPTPSGEDRQLTSRLVEAGRLLGIRVVDHIILGDGRYVSFADEGWLTEQ
- the rsmD gene encoding 16S rRNA (guanine(966)-N(2))-methyltransferase RsmD — encoded protein: MRVIAGTYRGRRLYGPQTQTLRPTSDRVREALFSILGNRLPHSRFLDLYAGTGAVGIEALSRGADHVTAVESDKDAVKLLQRNKQLCQIGSELTIQPHAVEQFLRRPDQWNGPYDVVFADPPYAETTGLSSLLSQSLTGALFAEDAWLVVEHGGKTTVPAALGPTSLRRQYRYGDTMLSLYSS
- a CDS encoding TrkA C-terminal domain-containing protein, with protein sequence MSFELLDRVHKELSITGHAFYEGILSISEVVNRKIEIIRLHWQASSLLQRIDDVTARVGQLIAVQVSDRLHSRLQPDSIVYAVDEALTDARARVHELKRSLLQVDAQIRELKLEAIHQDLLLLHHDLTVRSAGIERLTVVRDAAASGQPLSAVPAPLASYVATILRGPCLLAPNSDLVLRPGDIVIVIGPQTELDQLTHWFTGQRPLTPTLTLSSQGVGTRT